A stretch of Oncorhynchus mykiss isolate Arlee chromosome 12, USDA_OmykA_1.1, whole genome shotgun sequence DNA encodes these proteins:
- the LOC110537607 gene encoding ubiquitin carboxyl-terminal hydrolase 28 isoform X4 codes for MGKTTNSVSQGDISHAVGLLTTQPPEEGQGTEETADTEANRETQKRAPPKDDLQTAIELSLQKSQAEEIELNRAQEDRAARVKRKSCEAQGESCSPADWIRQDGWPVGIHNMGNTCWFSAVIQSLFHLPVFRRLVLNYCLSERILEKCKSHSDKRNIAFLQELRCLFALMVGSTRRFVDPSAAVELLREAFRSSEAQQDVSECTHKLLDWLEDAFQLAANGNSLEDKKENPMVQLFYGTFVAERTHEGKTLSNIEQFGQYPLQVNGFNNLEECLEGAMVEGEIEALHPDQTISSGSKRWFSKLPPVLTFELSRFEFNQSLGRPEKIHKKLEFPQIIYMDRYLHKNNEQTHNRRGEVKRLKEHLTVLQQKLECYRSYGSGPTNYPLADMLQYMLEFACTKPTSVSPAEDPRLAASSPTPPSSNPQHTDANPDDTSQCHEPGDAGPSDSSTCQQKHSSSQRMPVYKPFTQCRPPMDAPPHPAPHSVTEEELRFVKTCLQRWRTEMENNMDELKASIDRVSQALEGVYSDNRLCQVPYRLHAVLVHEGQALAGHYWAYIYDHSNQCWMKYNDVIVSESSWEELVRDSYGGMTNASAYCLMYIDNRLPHLIADTDDETGQVMQGMDSLPPILGRYVREDNHWFQQELREWEEQLYQPPQEEPAAPTAASTSTRVPSKKKDEAAEPVPQPGPAQEPTGEQGQEPEAELAVKPAVESEKPVPTSQPQSPVPVSPVPVSLENAGSSPEESDHQTVTPEPCQHTSEDKEGQQHSQVGRQLPPPQSPSPAAEMNGQAQTAAVTHDPSTEFTTETDSETGVREAGAEAAAAPDTQADSEDGQDALPAPCRQQQQPENVVLEVEIPNVGRILVQADNDGYNEEMMLTPAMQGIIMAIAKARQAFDNEGPEAGLIKAFQEEYSRLFELSQEETTAQQDPRLHHALVYFFQNKAPNRVIERTLLDGFTDRNLSFDDMSISIMREARAKLRLIKPEDMDMEEYMQWHDDYSLFRTVFVYLLTGLEQYQHGKVREALNYLNHAYKDNTMLLRRGEKRGVEQSLIALYRRRCLKELNDNAATLFRSSEVSGAEEGVIIMNEAVIPCMHLMSRPDMISQEDLDTMEAIRSHWCSYLEVDLDDSLQLKLGEFLPRVLDCSTERVFLKDPPTVLSKVPHDLCSRLAAIMESITNTSVVAVK; via the exons GTCAGCCAGGGGGACATCAGCCATGCTGTTGGACTGCTGACCACACAGCCTCCAGAGGAGGGCCAGGGGACTGAGGAGACCGCAGACACAGAAGCCAACAGGGAGACCCAGAAAA GGGCTCCACCTAAAGATGACCTTCAGACAGCCATCGAGCTCAGCTTGCAAAAATCCCAGGCAGAGGAGATAGAGCTCAACAG AGCACAGGAGGACAGGGCTGCACGAGTGAAGAGGAAGAGCTGCGAGGCCCAGGGAGAGAGCTGCAGCCCTGCAGACTGGATCCGCCAGGATGGGTGGCCTGTGGGCATCCACAACATGGGCAACACCTGCTGGTTCAGTGCCGTTATACAG TCCCTTTTCCACCTGCCCGTGTTCCGCAGATTGGTACTCAACTACTGCCTGTCTGAGCGAATCCTGGAGAAGTGTAAGAGCCACTCG GACAAGAGGAACATAGCCTTCTTGCAGGAGCTGCGCTGTCTCTTTGCTCTCATGGTGGGCTCCACTCGCAGGTTTGTGGACCCGTCTGCTGCCGTCGAGCTTTTGAGAGAGGCTTTCAGATCCAGTGAGGCCCAACAG GATGTGAGTGAGTGCACCCACAAACTCCTTGACTGGCTTGAAGATGCCTTTCAGCTGGCTGCCAATGGAAA CAGCCTAGAAGATAAAAAAGAAAATCCAATGGTTCAGCTTTTCTATGGGACGTTTGTGGCAGAGAGAACACATGAGG GCAAGACCTTATCCAACATCGAGCAGTTTGGCCAGTACCCCTTACAAGTCAACGGTTTCAACAACTTGGAGGAATGTCTGGAAGGTGCCATGGTAGAGGGGGAGATTGAAGCCCTCCATCCGGATCAAACCATTTCATCTGGCAGCAAG AGATGGTTCTCAAAGTTACCACCAGTGTTGACCTTTGAACTGTCCAGGTTTGAGTTCAACCAGTCGTTAGGACGCCCAGAGAAGATTCACAAGAAACTGGAGTTCCCACAAATCATTTATATGGACAG ATACCTTCACAAGAACAATGAGCAGACCcacaacaggagaggagaggtgaagcgACTGAAGGAGCATCTTACGGTCCTGCAGCAGAAACTGGAATG CTACAGAAGCTATGGCTCCGGACCGACAAACTATCCCCTGGCAGACATGTTACAGTACATGTTGGAGTTCGCCTGCACTAAGCCCACCAGTGTGTCCCCTGCTGAAGACCCGAGGCTGGCTGCCTCTTCCCCCACTCCCCCCAGCAGCAACCCCCAGCACACAGACGCCAACCCTGACGATACCAG TCAGTGTCATGAGCCAGGAGACGCAGGCCCGTCCGACAGCTCCACCTGTCAGCAGAAGCACTCCTCGAGCCAGAGGATGCCCGTCTACAAGCCCTTCACCCAGTGCAGACCCCCCATGGACGCCCCACCTCATCCCGCCCCCCACAGTGTGACGGAGGAGGAGCTGCGATTCGTCAAGACCTGCCTGCAGCGCTGGAGGACAGAGATGGAGAACAACATGGACG AGCTAAAGGCCAGCATCGACAGGGTCAGCCAAGCGCTGGAGGGCGTGTACTCGGATAACCGTCTGTGTCAG GTTCCGTACAGGCTTCACGCTGTCCTCGTCCACGAGGGCCAAGCCTTGGCTGGCCACTACTGGGCCTATATCTACGACCACAGCAACCAGTGCTGGATGAAGTACAACGACGTCATCGTCAGCGAGTCCTCCTGGGAGGAGCTGGTCAGGGACTCGTACGGAGGCATGACCAACGCCAGCGCCTATTGTCTCATGTATATCGACAACAGGCTGCCTCACCTAATTGCAG ACACAGATGACGAGACGGGCCAGGTCATGCAGGGCATGGACTCTCTGCCACCCATCCTCGGGCGCTACGTGCGCGAGGACAACCACTGGTTCCAGCAAGAGCTCAGGGAGTGGGAAGAGCAGTTATACCAGCCGCCACAGGAGGAGCCGGCCGCTCCCACAGCAGCCTCCACCTCCACTCGTGTTCCCAGTAAAAAAAAAGACGAGGCAGCAGAACCAGTCCCCCAACCTGGACCTGCCCAGGAACCCACTGGGGAGCAGGGACAGGAACCAGAGGCAGAGTTGGCTGTTAAACCGGCAGTGGAATCTGAAA AGCCTGTCCCAACAAGCCAGCCCCAGTCCCCAGTACCTGTGTCCCCAGTACCTGTGTCCCTGGAGAACGCTGGCAGCAGCCCAGAGGAGAGCGACCACCAGACTGTCACGCCAGAGCCCTGCCAACATACCAGCGAGGACAAGGAGGGGCAGCAACACAGTCAAGTGGGCAGG CAGCTCCCCCCACCACAGTCTCCCAGCCCTGCAGCAGAGATGAATGGCCAGGCCCAGACTGCAGCTGTGACCCATGACCCCTCCACAGAGTTCACCACTGAGACCGACAGCGAGACTGGAGTCAGAGAGGCAGGGGCGGAAGCTGCGGCAGCGCCCGACACCCAGGCAGACAGCGAGGATGGTCAGGACGCCCTGCCGGCACCTTGTCGCCAGCAGCAGCAACCAGAGAACGTGGTGTTGGAGGTGGAGATCCCCAACGTGGGCAGGATCCTGGTGCAGGCTGACAATGACGGCTACAATGAAGAG ATGATGCTCACTCCAGCTATGCAGGGAATCATTATGGCCATAGCCAAAGCCAGACAGGCATTCGACAATGAAGGCCCTGAGGCTGGCCTCATCAAG GCGTTCCAGGAGGAGTACTCCCGTCTGTTTGagttgtcccaggaggagaccaCTGCCCAGCAGGACCCACGCCTGCACCACGCCCTGGTCTACTTCTTCCAGAACAAGGCGCCCAATCGCGTCATCGAGAGGACCCTGCTGGATGGCTTCACCGACCGCAACCTCAGCTTCGACGACAT GTCCATCAGTATCATGAGAGAGGCGCGCGCCAAACTACGCCTCATCAAGCCAGAGGATATGGATATGGAGGAATATATG CAATGGCATGACGACTACAGCCTGTTCCGGACAGTGTTTGTCTACCTGCTGACGGGCTTGGAACAGTACCAGCATGGAAA GGTGAGAGAGGCGCTGAATTACCTCAACCACGCCTACAAAGACAACACCATGCTactgagaagaggggagaagagaggggtggagCAGTCACTTATTGCACTTTACAGGAGGAGATGTCTCAAA GAATTGAATGACAATGCGGCCACCCTGTTCCGGAGCAGCGAGGTGAGCGGCGCAGAGGAGGGCGTGATCATCATGAACGAGGCGGTTATCCCCTGCATGCACCTGATGAGCCGGCCGGACATGATCAGCCAGGAGGACCTGGACACCATGGAGGCTATCCGCAGCCACTGGTGCTCCTACCTGGAAGTGGACCTGGATg ACTCCCTACAGTTAAAGCTGGGTGAGTTTCTGCCCAGGGTTCTGGATTGCTCAACAGAGAGGGTGTTCTTAAAAGATCCACCAACGGTGCTCTCCAAAGTGCCCCACGACTTGTGCAGCCGCCTGGCCGCCATCATGGAGTCTATCACCAACACCTCTGTGGTCGCTGTCAAGTAA
- the LOC110537607 gene encoding ubiquitin carboxyl-terminal hydrolase 28 isoform X6, whose amino-acid sequence MGKTTNSVSQGDISHAVGLLTTQPPEEGQGTEETADTEANRETQKRAPPKDDLQTAIELSLQKSQAEEIELNRAQEDRAARVKRKSCEAQGESCSPADWIRQDGWPVGIHNMGNTCWFSAVIQSLFHLPVFRRLVLNYCLSERILEKCKSHSDKRNIAFLQELRCLFALMVGSTRRFVDPSAAVELLREAFRSSEAQQDVSECTHKLLDWLEDAFQLAANGNSLEDKKENPMVQLFYGTFVAERTHEGKTLSNIEQFGQYPLQVNGFNNLEECLEGAMVEGEIEALHPDQTISSGSKRWFSKLPPVLTFELSRFEFNQSLGRPEKIHKKLEFPQIIYMDRYLHKNNEQTHNRRGEVKRLKEHLTVLQQKLECYRSYGSGPTNYPLADMLQYMLEFACTKPTSVSPAEDPRLAASSPTPPSSNPQHTDANPDDTSQCHEPGDAGPSDSSTCQQKHSSSQRMPVYKPFTQCRPPMDAPPHPAPHSVTEEELRFVKTCLQRWRTEMENNMDELKASIDRVSQALEGVYSDNRLCQVPYRLHAVLVHEGQALAGHYWAYIYDHSNQCWMKYNDVIVSESSWEELVRDSYGGMTNASAYCLMYIDNRLPHLIAEDTDDETGQVMQGMDSLPPILGRYVREDNHWFQQELREWEEQLYQPPQEEPAAPTAASTSTRVPSKKKDEAAEPVPQPGPAQEPTGEQGQEPEAELAVKPAVESEKPVPTSQPQSPVPVSPVPVSLENAGSSPEESDHQTVTPEPCQHTSEDKEGQQHSQLPPPQSPSPAAEMNGQAQTAAVTHDPSTEFTTETDSETGVREAGAEAAAAPDTQADSEDGQDALPAPCRQQQQPENVVLEVEIPNVGRILVQADNDGYNEEMMLTPAMQGIIMAIAKARQAFDNEGPEAGLIKAFQEEYSRLFELSQEETTAQQDPRLHHALVYFFQNKAPNRVIERTLLDGFTDRNLSFDDMSISIMREARAKLRLIKPEDMDMEEYMQWHDDYSLFRTVFVYLLTGLEQYQHGKVREALNYLNHAYKDNTMLLRRGEKRGVEQSLIALYRRRCLKELNDNAATLFRSSEVSGAEEGVIIMNEAVIPCMHLMSRPDMISQEDLDTMEAIRSHWCSYLEVDLDDSLQLKLGEFLPRVLDCSTERVFLKDPPTVLSKVPHDLCSRLAAIMESITNTSVVAVK is encoded by the exons GTCAGCCAGGGGGACATCAGCCATGCTGTTGGACTGCTGACCACACAGCCTCCAGAGGAGGGCCAGGGGACTGAGGAGACCGCAGACACAGAAGCCAACAGGGAGACCCAGAAAA GGGCTCCACCTAAAGATGACCTTCAGACAGCCATCGAGCTCAGCTTGCAAAAATCCCAGGCAGAGGAGATAGAGCTCAACAG AGCACAGGAGGACAGGGCTGCACGAGTGAAGAGGAAGAGCTGCGAGGCCCAGGGAGAGAGCTGCAGCCCTGCAGACTGGATCCGCCAGGATGGGTGGCCTGTGGGCATCCACAACATGGGCAACACCTGCTGGTTCAGTGCCGTTATACAG TCCCTTTTCCACCTGCCCGTGTTCCGCAGATTGGTACTCAACTACTGCCTGTCTGAGCGAATCCTGGAGAAGTGTAAGAGCCACTCG GACAAGAGGAACATAGCCTTCTTGCAGGAGCTGCGCTGTCTCTTTGCTCTCATGGTGGGCTCCACTCGCAGGTTTGTGGACCCGTCTGCTGCCGTCGAGCTTTTGAGAGAGGCTTTCAGATCCAGTGAGGCCCAACAG GATGTGAGTGAGTGCACCCACAAACTCCTTGACTGGCTTGAAGATGCCTTTCAGCTGGCTGCCAATGGAAA CAGCCTAGAAGATAAAAAAGAAAATCCAATGGTTCAGCTTTTCTATGGGACGTTTGTGGCAGAGAGAACACATGAGG GCAAGACCTTATCCAACATCGAGCAGTTTGGCCAGTACCCCTTACAAGTCAACGGTTTCAACAACTTGGAGGAATGTCTGGAAGGTGCCATGGTAGAGGGGGAGATTGAAGCCCTCCATCCGGATCAAACCATTTCATCTGGCAGCAAG AGATGGTTCTCAAAGTTACCACCAGTGTTGACCTTTGAACTGTCCAGGTTTGAGTTCAACCAGTCGTTAGGACGCCCAGAGAAGATTCACAAGAAACTGGAGTTCCCACAAATCATTTATATGGACAG ATACCTTCACAAGAACAATGAGCAGACCcacaacaggagaggagaggtgaagcgACTGAAGGAGCATCTTACGGTCCTGCAGCAGAAACTGGAATG CTACAGAAGCTATGGCTCCGGACCGACAAACTATCCCCTGGCAGACATGTTACAGTACATGTTGGAGTTCGCCTGCACTAAGCCCACCAGTGTGTCCCCTGCTGAAGACCCGAGGCTGGCTGCCTCTTCCCCCACTCCCCCCAGCAGCAACCCCCAGCACACAGACGCCAACCCTGACGATACCAG TCAGTGTCATGAGCCAGGAGACGCAGGCCCGTCCGACAGCTCCACCTGTCAGCAGAAGCACTCCTCGAGCCAGAGGATGCCCGTCTACAAGCCCTTCACCCAGTGCAGACCCCCCATGGACGCCCCACCTCATCCCGCCCCCCACAGTGTGACGGAGGAGGAGCTGCGATTCGTCAAGACCTGCCTGCAGCGCTGGAGGACAGAGATGGAGAACAACATGGACG AGCTAAAGGCCAGCATCGACAGGGTCAGCCAAGCGCTGGAGGGCGTGTACTCGGATAACCGTCTGTGTCAG GTTCCGTACAGGCTTCACGCTGTCCTCGTCCACGAGGGCCAAGCCTTGGCTGGCCACTACTGGGCCTATATCTACGACCACAGCAACCAGTGCTGGATGAAGTACAACGACGTCATCGTCAGCGAGTCCTCCTGGGAGGAGCTGGTCAGGGACTCGTACGGAGGCATGACCAACGCCAGCGCCTATTGTCTCATGTATATCGACAACAGGCTGCCTCACCTAATTGCAG AAGACACAGATGACGAGACGGGCCAGGTCATGCAGGGCATGGACTCTCTGCCACCCATCCTCGGGCGCTACGTGCGCGAGGACAACCACTGGTTCCAGCAAGAGCTCAGGGAGTGGGAAGAGCAGTTATACCAGCCGCCACAGGAGGAGCCGGCCGCTCCCACAGCAGCCTCCACCTCCACTCGTGTTCCCAGTAAAAAAAAAGACGAGGCAGCAGAACCAGTCCCCCAACCTGGACCTGCCCAGGAACCCACTGGGGAGCAGGGACAGGAACCAGAGGCAGAGTTGGCTGTTAAACCGGCAGTGGAATCTGAAA AGCCTGTCCCAACAAGCCAGCCCCAGTCCCCAGTACCTGTGTCCCCAGTACCTGTGTCCCTGGAGAACGCTGGCAGCAGCCCAGAGGAGAGCGACCACCAGACTGTCACGCCAGAGCCCTGCCAACATACCAGCGAGGACAAGGAGGGGCAGCAACACAGTCAA CTCCCCCCACCACAGTCTCCCAGCCCTGCAGCAGAGATGAATGGCCAGGCCCAGACTGCAGCTGTGACCCATGACCCCTCCACAGAGTTCACCACTGAGACCGACAGCGAGACTGGAGTCAGAGAGGCAGGGGCGGAAGCTGCGGCAGCGCCCGACACCCAGGCAGACAGCGAGGATGGTCAGGACGCCCTGCCGGCACCTTGTCGCCAGCAGCAGCAACCAGAGAACGTGGTGTTGGAGGTGGAGATCCCCAACGTGGGCAGGATCCTGGTGCAGGCTGACAATGACGGCTACAATGAAGAG ATGATGCTCACTCCAGCTATGCAGGGAATCATTATGGCCATAGCCAAAGCCAGACAGGCATTCGACAATGAAGGCCCTGAGGCTGGCCTCATCAAG GCGTTCCAGGAGGAGTACTCCCGTCTGTTTGagttgtcccaggaggagaccaCTGCCCAGCAGGACCCACGCCTGCACCACGCCCTGGTCTACTTCTTCCAGAACAAGGCGCCCAATCGCGTCATCGAGAGGACCCTGCTGGATGGCTTCACCGACCGCAACCTCAGCTTCGACGACAT GTCCATCAGTATCATGAGAGAGGCGCGCGCCAAACTACGCCTCATCAAGCCAGAGGATATGGATATGGAGGAATATATG CAATGGCATGACGACTACAGCCTGTTCCGGACAGTGTTTGTCTACCTGCTGACGGGCTTGGAACAGTACCAGCATGGAAA GGTGAGAGAGGCGCTGAATTACCTCAACCACGCCTACAAAGACAACACCATGCTactgagaagaggggagaagagaggggtggagCAGTCACTTATTGCACTTTACAGGAGGAGATGTCTCAAA GAATTGAATGACAATGCGGCCACCCTGTTCCGGAGCAGCGAGGTGAGCGGCGCAGAGGAGGGCGTGATCATCATGAACGAGGCGGTTATCCCCTGCATGCACCTGATGAGCCGGCCGGACATGATCAGCCAGGAGGACCTGGACACCATGGAGGCTATCCGCAGCCACTGGTGCTCCTACCTGGAAGTGGACCTGGATg ACTCCCTACAGTTAAAGCTGGGTGAGTTTCTGCCCAGGGTTCTGGATTGCTCAACAGAGAGGGTGTTCTTAAAAGATCCACCAACGGTGCTCTCCAAAGTGCCCCACGACTTGTGCAGCCGCCTGGCCGCCATCATGGAGTCTATCACCAACACCTCTGTGGTCGCTGTCAAGTAA
- the LOC110537607 gene encoding ubiquitin carboxyl-terminal hydrolase 28 isoform X5, whose product MGKTTNSVSQGDISHAVGLLTTQPPEEGQGTEETADTEANRETQKRAPPKDDLQTAIELSLQKSQAEEIELNRAQEDRAARVKRKSCEAQGESCSPADWIRQDGWPVGIHNMGNTCWFSAVIQSLFHLPVFRRLVLNYCLSERILEKCKSHSDKRNIAFLQELRCLFALMVGSTRRFVDPSAAVELLREAFRSSEAQQDVSECTHKLLDWLEDAFQLAANGNSLEDKKENPMVQLFYGTFVAERTHEGKTLSNIEQFGQYPLQVNGFNNLEECLEGAMVEGEIEALHPDQTISSGSKRWFSKLPPVLTFELSRFEFNQSLGRPEKIHKKLEFPQIIYMDRYLHKNNEQTHNRRGEVKRLKEHLTVLQQKLECYRSYGSGPTNYPLADMLQYMLEFACTKPTSVSPAEDPRLAASSPTPPSSNPQHTDANPDDTSQCHEPGDAGPSDSSTCQQKHSSSQRMPVYKPFTQCRPPMDAPPHPAPHSVTEEELRFVKTCLQRWRTEMENNMDELKASIDRVSQALEGVYSDNRLCQVPYRLHAVLVHEGQALAGHYWAYIYDHSNQCWMKYNDVIVSESSWEELVRDSYGGMTNASAYCLMYIDNRLPHLIAEDTDDETGQVMQGMDSLPPILGRYVREDNHWFQQELREWEEQLYQPPQEEPAAPTAASTSTRVPSKKKDEAAEPVPQPGPAQEPTGEQGQEPEAELAVKPAVESEKPVPTSQPQSPVPVSPVPVSLENAGSSPEESDHQTVTPEPCQHTSEDKEGQQHSQQLPPPQSPSPAAEMNGQAQTAAVTHDPSTEFTTETDSETGVREAGAEAAAAPDTQADSEDGQDALPAPCRQQQQPENVVLEVEIPNVGRILVQADNDGYNEEMMLTPAMQGIIMAIAKARQAFDNEGPEAGLIKAFQEEYSRLFELSQEETTAQQDPRLHHALVYFFQNKAPNRVIERTLLDGFTDRNLSFDDMSISIMREARAKLRLIKPEDMDMEEYMQWHDDYSLFRTVFVYLLTGLEQYQHGKVREALNYLNHAYKDNTMLLRRGEKRGVEQSLIALYRRRCLKELNDNAATLFRSSEVSGAEEGVIIMNEAVIPCMHLMSRPDMISQEDLDTMEAIRSHWCSYLEVDLDDSLQLKLGEFLPRVLDCSTERVFLKDPPTVLSKVPHDLCSRLAAIMESITNTSVVAVK is encoded by the exons GTCAGCCAGGGGGACATCAGCCATGCTGTTGGACTGCTGACCACACAGCCTCCAGAGGAGGGCCAGGGGACTGAGGAGACCGCAGACACAGAAGCCAACAGGGAGACCCAGAAAA GGGCTCCACCTAAAGATGACCTTCAGACAGCCATCGAGCTCAGCTTGCAAAAATCCCAGGCAGAGGAGATAGAGCTCAACAG AGCACAGGAGGACAGGGCTGCACGAGTGAAGAGGAAGAGCTGCGAGGCCCAGGGAGAGAGCTGCAGCCCTGCAGACTGGATCCGCCAGGATGGGTGGCCTGTGGGCATCCACAACATGGGCAACACCTGCTGGTTCAGTGCCGTTATACAG TCCCTTTTCCACCTGCCCGTGTTCCGCAGATTGGTACTCAACTACTGCCTGTCTGAGCGAATCCTGGAGAAGTGTAAGAGCCACTCG GACAAGAGGAACATAGCCTTCTTGCAGGAGCTGCGCTGTCTCTTTGCTCTCATGGTGGGCTCCACTCGCAGGTTTGTGGACCCGTCTGCTGCCGTCGAGCTTTTGAGAGAGGCTTTCAGATCCAGTGAGGCCCAACAG GATGTGAGTGAGTGCACCCACAAACTCCTTGACTGGCTTGAAGATGCCTTTCAGCTGGCTGCCAATGGAAA CAGCCTAGAAGATAAAAAAGAAAATCCAATGGTTCAGCTTTTCTATGGGACGTTTGTGGCAGAGAGAACACATGAGG GCAAGACCTTATCCAACATCGAGCAGTTTGGCCAGTACCCCTTACAAGTCAACGGTTTCAACAACTTGGAGGAATGTCTGGAAGGTGCCATGGTAGAGGGGGAGATTGAAGCCCTCCATCCGGATCAAACCATTTCATCTGGCAGCAAG AGATGGTTCTCAAAGTTACCACCAGTGTTGACCTTTGAACTGTCCAGGTTTGAGTTCAACCAGTCGTTAGGACGCCCAGAGAAGATTCACAAGAAACTGGAGTTCCCACAAATCATTTATATGGACAG ATACCTTCACAAGAACAATGAGCAGACCcacaacaggagaggagaggtgaagcgACTGAAGGAGCATCTTACGGTCCTGCAGCAGAAACTGGAATG CTACAGAAGCTATGGCTCCGGACCGACAAACTATCCCCTGGCAGACATGTTACAGTACATGTTGGAGTTCGCCTGCACTAAGCCCACCAGTGTGTCCCCTGCTGAAGACCCGAGGCTGGCTGCCTCTTCCCCCACTCCCCCCAGCAGCAACCCCCAGCACACAGACGCCAACCCTGACGATACCAG TCAGTGTCATGAGCCAGGAGACGCAGGCCCGTCCGACAGCTCCACCTGTCAGCAGAAGCACTCCTCGAGCCAGAGGATGCCCGTCTACAAGCCCTTCACCCAGTGCAGACCCCCCATGGACGCCCCACCTCATCCCGCCCCCCACAGTGTGACGGAGGAGGAGCTGCGATTCGTCAAGACCTGCCTGCAGCGCTGGAGGACAGAGATGGAGAACAACATGGACG AGCTAAAGGCCAGCATCGACAGGGTCAGCCAAGCGCTGGAGGGCGTGTACTCGGATAACCGTCTGTGTCAG GTTCCGTACAGGCTTCACGCTGTCCTCGTCCACGAGGGCCAAGCCTTGGCTGGCCACTACTGGGCCTATATCTACGACCACAGCAACCAGTGCTGGATGAAGTACAACGACGTCATCGTCAGCGAGTCCTCCTGGGAGGAGCTGGTCAGGGACTCGTACGGAGGCATGACCAACGCCAGCGCCTATTGTCTCATGTATATCGACAACAGGCTGCCTCACCTAATTGCAG AAGACACAGATGACGAGACGGGCCAGGTCATGCAGGGCATGGACTCTCTGCCACCCATCCTCGGGCGCTACGTGCGCGAGGACAACCACTGGTTCCAGCAAGAGCTCAGGGAGTGGGAAGAGCAGTTATACCAGCCGCCACAGGAGGAGCCGGCCGCTCCCACAGCAGCCTCCACCTCCACTCGTGTTCCCAGTAAAAAAAAAGACGAGGCAGCAGAACCAGTCCCCCAACCTGGACCTGCCCAGGAACCCACTGGGGAGCAGGGACAGGAACCAGAGGCAGAGTTGGCTGTTAAACCGGCAGTGGAATCTGAAA AGCCTGTCCCAACAAGCCAGCCCCAGTCCCCAGTACCTGTGTCCCCAGTACCTGTGTCCCTGGAGAACGCTGGCAGCAGCCCAGAGGAGAGCGACCACCAGACTGTCACGCCAGAGCCCTGCCAACATACCAGCGAGGACAAGGAGGGGCAGCAACACAGTCAA CAGCTCCCCCCACCACAGTCTCCCAGCCCTGCAGCAGAGATGAATGGCCAGGCCCAGACTGCAGCTGTGACCCATGACCCCTCCACAGAGTTCACCACTGAGACCGACAGCGAGACTGGAGTCAGAGAGGCAGGGGCGGAAGCTGCGGCAGCGCCCGACACCCAGGCAGACAGCGAGGATGGTCAGGACGCCCTGCCGGCACCTTGTCGCCAGCAGCAGCAACCAGAGAACGTGGTGTTGGAGGTGGAGATCCCCAACGTGGGCAGGATCCTGGTGCAGGCTGACAATGACGGCTACAATGAAGAG ATGATGCTCACTCCAGCTATGCAGGGAATCATTATGGCCATAGCCAAAGCCAGACAGGCATTCGACAATGAAGGCCCTGAGGCTGGCCTCATCAAG GCGTTCCAGGAGGAGTACTCCCGTCTGTTTGagttgtcccaggaggagaccaCTGCCCAGCAGGACCCACGCCTGCACCACGCCCTGGTCTACTTCTTCCAGAACAAGGCGCCCAATCGCGTCATCGAGAGGACCCTGCTGGATGGCTTCACCGACCGCAACCTCAGCTTCGACGACAT GTCCATCAGTATCATGAGAGAGGCGCGCGCCAAACTACGCCTCATCAAGCCAGAGGATATGGATATGGAGGAATATATG CAATGGCATGACGACTACAGCCTGTTCCGGACAGTGTTTGTCTACCTGCTGACGGGCTTGGAACAGTACCAGCATGGAAA GGTGAGAGAGGCGCTGAATTACCTCAACCACGCCTACAAAGACAACACCATGCTactgagaagaggggagaagagaggggtggagCAGTCACTTATTGCACTTTACAGGAGGAGATGTCTCAAA GAATTGAATGACAATGCGGCCACCCTGTTCCGGAGCAGCGAGGTGAGCGGCGCAGAGGAGGGCGTGATCATCATGAACGAGGCGGTTATCCCCTGCATGCACCTGATGAGCCGGCCGGACATGATCAGCCAGGAGGACCTGGACACCATGGAGGCTATCCGCAGCCACTGGTGCTCCTACCTGGAAGTGGACCTGGATg ACTCCCTACAGTTAAAGCTGGGTGAGTTTCTGCCCAGGGTTCTGGATTGCTCAACAGAGAGGGTGTTCTTAAAAGATCCACCAACGGTGCTCTCCAAAGTGCCCCACGACTTGTGCAGCCGCCTGGCCGCCATCATGGAGTCTATCACCAACACCTCTGTGGTCGCTGTCAAGTAA